A window of Methanolobus sediminis contains these coding sequences:
- a CDS encoding damage-control phosphatase ARMT1 family protein, with translation MKVHPRCSYCLLSRVHQEAELSTDDEELIQKAILGGIDVLNSLYEPGMPAAELSTPMHRKAYEILDDNDPYKSMKELSSKTASRFMPVIRSHVFNGDGDDVATFKRAVLAAVIGNYFDYGVMGLEVPIDVFDETFKEHFQRGLDIDDTEKMLDKLSNVVYLADNCGEILIDTLVFEIIKKMGGNITLVVRGAPILNDVTMEEIEEFGIADKVDRVLTTGSNAIGVRLQEAPAELKDAFDNASLIISKGMANYETMSEENYRPIAYLLKVKCDPVGEDIGAPKGCSVARLFE, from the coding sequence TGCCTGCTTTCCAGGGTTCACCAGGAAGCAGAACTGTCAACTGATGACGAAGAGCTGATACAAAAAGCAATTCTTGGAGGAATAGATGTGCTTAATTCACTCTATGAACCTGGAATGCCTGCGGCAGAACTGTCGACCCCAATGCACAGGAAAGCCTATGAGATCCTGGATGACAACGATCCTTATAAAAGCATGAAAGAGCTCAGCAGCAAAACTGCATCCCGCTTCATGCCGGTGATACGTTCCCATGTTTTTAACGGTGATGGGGATGATGTTGCAACATTCAAGCGTGCGGTGCTTGCGGCCGTCATAGGTAACTATTTTGATTACGGTGTAATGGGTCTTGAAGTTCCGATCGATGTTTTTGATGAAACATTTAAGGAACATTTCCAGAGGGGTCTGGACATCGATGACACCGAAAAAATGCTGGACAAACTCAGCAATGTTGTCTATCTTGCAGATAACTGCGGTGAAATACTTATTGATACTCTTGTCTTTGAGATCATCAAAAAGATGGGAGGAAATATCACCCTTGTCGTAAGGGGTGCGCCAATACTGAACGATGTGACCATGGAAGAGATCGAAGAGTTCGGAATTGCTGATAAAGTTGACCGCGTTCTGACAACCGGATCCAATGCCATCGGTGTTCGCTTGCAGGAGGCTCCTGCGGAGCTTAAGGATGCATTTGATAATGCCTCACTTATCATCAGCAAGGGAATGGCAAACTATGAGACCATGTCAGAAGAGAATTATAGACCAATAGCATATTTACTAAAGGTGAAGTGTGACCCTGTGGGAGAAGATATCGGGGCTCCAAAGGGCTGTTCAGTAGCCCGTCTATTTGAGTGA
- a CDS encoding CooT family nickel-binding protein translates to MCELKVILVDGDNRETVMESVTRLVVDGDSVTVYGIFGESETVKGSVKEINFGTGEAILHK, encoded by the coding sequence ATGTGTGAGCTAAAGGTCATCCTTGTTGATGGTGATAACCGTGAGACAGTAATGGAATCTGTCACAAGACTTGTCGTTGACGGGGATTCAGTTACAGTTTATGGTATATTCGGAGAGAGCGAGACTGTAAAAGGGTCTGTAAAAGAGATCAACTTTGGAACAGGTGAAGCTATACTTCACAAATGA
- a CDS encoding type II glyceraldehyde-3-phosphate dehydrogenase: MSKVKVAINGYGTIGKRVADAVTMQDDMEIIGIAKTRPNYEAFVAHDKGYNVYTLADRVDDMKSAGIPAAGSIDDMIAEADVVVDCTPGGIGEKNKALYEKAGVKAIWQGGEKHELAGCSFNAEANYEEALGRDFVRVVSCNTTGLCRVIYPLDQEYGVKKVRVTLMRRSADPNDVKNGPINAIVPNPIKLPSHHGPDVKSVIPHINIASTAVKLPTTLMHLHTLNIEMEKDCSTEDVKALFAKQPRIRMIGQGIGSTAEIMELGKDMGRPRGDMWENCVWEDSVTMYEGELYFFQAIHQESDVIPENVDAIRAMTELEKDGAKSIAKTNKAMGL, translated from the coding sequence ATGTCAAAAGTAAAAGTTGCAATAAATGGATATGGTACAATTGGTAAACGTGTTGCTGATGCTGTTACCATGCAGGACGACATGGAAATAATAGGTATTGCAAAGACAAGACCAAATTATGAGGCTTTCGTTGCTCACGACAAGGGTTACAATGTCTACACCTTAGCTGACAGGGTAGATGATATGAAGAGTGCAGGAATCCCTGCTGCAGGTTCAATCGATGACATGATAGCAGAGGCAGATGTCGTTGTTGACTGTACCCCCGGAGGGATTGGTGAAAAGAACAAGGCACTTTACGAGAAAGCTGGTGTAAAGGCAATCTGGCAGGGCGGCGAAAAGCACGAGCTTGCAGGCTGCTCATTCAATGCAGAAGCAAATTACGAAGAAGCACTTGGCAGGGACTTCGTTAGGGTTGTATCCTGTAACACTACAGGTCTGTGCAGAGTTATCTATCCACTTGATCAGGAATATGGTGTAAAGAAGGTAAGAGTAACACTCATGAGAAGGTCTGCAGATCCAAATGATGTAAAGAACGGTCCGATCAATGCTATTGTTCCAAATCCTATCAAGCTCCCTTCACACCACGGTCCTGATGTAAAGTCTGTAATCCCACACATCAACATTGCATCAACCGCTGTAAAGCTGCCAACAACACTTATGCACCTGCACACCCTGAACATCGAGATGGAAAAGGACTGCAGTACTGAAGATGTAAAGGCATTGTTTGCAAAGCAGCCACGTATAAGAATGATCGGTCAGGGTATTGGTTCCACTGCCGAGATCATGGAACTTGGAAAGGATATGGGACGTCCAAGAGGCGATATGTGGGAGAACTGCGTATGGGAAGATTCCGTCACAATGTATGAGGGAGAACTCTATTTCTTCCAGGCAATCCACCAGGAGTCTGACGTAATCCCTGAGAATGTCGATGCAATCCGTGCAATGACAGAGCTTGAGAAAGACGGCGCAAAGTCCATAGCAAAGACCAACAAGGCAATGGGACTTTAA
- a CDS encoding bifunctional fructose-bisphosphatase/inositol-phosphate phosphatase translates to MHVNNEFLELSERIAKAVHVSIKDIVGTAEAGKTLYTGADGTPTKLIDDVSEKAIFEILGKEGSPFRIISEEAGEKIIGNSPAIPDLTIIIDPIDGTYNAVQGIPFYSVSLAITSTDLNDIIFGYVQNLANGDTFYAENGKGAYFNGAKLKTSGNSDIHKFCISVYGYRRNTVAASGISENVRRIRSFGSVALDLCYVAAGKIDAFVDVRGTMRMTDIAAGKLIIEEAGGIVTDGDGDSLKLENQLLSRVCVIASNGLAHESILKLSTGITDEGK, encoded by the coding sequence ATGCACGTGAACAATGAATTCCTGGAACTGAGTGAAAGGATAGCAAAAGCAGTGCATGTCTCCATCAAGGATATTGTCGGCACAGCTGAGGCCGGCAAAACCCTTTATACCGGTGCCGATGGCACACCTACGAAACTCATAGATGACGTTTCGGAAAAAGCTATTTTTGAAATTCTGGGAAAGGAAGGCAGTCCTTTCAGAATTATCAGTGAAGAGGCCGGAGAAAAGATTATAGGCAATTCTCCTGCGATTCCTGATCTGACAATTATAATCGATCCGATAGACGGCACATATAATGCTGTACAGGGAATTCCATTTTATAGCGTTTCACTTGCCATAACATCAACTGACCTTAACGATATAATATTCGGATATGTTCAGAACCTTGCCAACGGGGATACGTTTTATGCGGAAAATGGTAAAGGAGCTTATTTTAATGGTGCAAAACTGAAAACATCTGGTAATTCGGATATTCATAAATTCTGCATCAGTGTTTATGGTTACAGACGCAACACTGTGGCTGCATCAGGAATTTCTGAGAATGTAAGAAGGATCAGGTCATTTGGAAGTGTGGCTCTGGATCTATGTTATGTTGCAGCAGGAAAAATCGATGCATTTGTAGATGTCAGGGGTACAATGCGTATGACTGATATTGCAGCTGGCAAGCTCATTATTGAGGAAGCCGGTGGAATTGTTACTGATGGAGACGGTGACTCTTTAAAGTTAGAAAACCAATTATTAAGCAGGGTTTGTGTGATTGCATCCAACGGACTTGCACATGAGAGTATCTTAAAGCTTTCAACAGGGATAACAGATGAAGGTAAGTAA
- a CDS encoding NAD(+)/NADH kinase, whose protein sequence is MKVSKIGIVSRFDQQAALDMARKIYDEFNSKVEIFFSPKTGQHLGITENCLPVDQMQAAGVELIISVGGDGTVLRNISKMDDPIPVLGINMGTLGFLVDVPPEDAIKDIADVLKGFSYTERSRLSVHLNGQRLKDATNEIVLITARPAKILTFRIAVDDSEIEDMRADGIVVATPTGSTAYAMSAGGPIVDPRVDASIIVPIAPFKLSARPWIVPGNSTIKVEMTIPEKEAALVIDGQHSYNMVENDVVTVTRAENPARFVSSSIHGFYEKVQSKLS, encoded by the coding sequence ATGAAGGTAAGTAAAATTGGTATTGTATCAAGATTCGATCAGCAGGCTGCTCTTGATATGGCCCGGAAGATATATGATGAGTTCAACTCAAAAGTGGAAATCTTCTTTTCACCGAAGACCGGACAACATCTGGGTATTACAGAGAATTGTCTTCCGGTAGACCAGATGCAGGCTGCTGGTGTAGAGCTCATCATTTCAGTAGGTGGGGACGGTACAGTGCTCCGCAATATTTCTAAGATGGATGATCCTATTCCGGTCCTTGGTATAAATATGGGCACACTTGGTTTTCTGGTGGATGTCCCTCCTGAAGATGCCATAAAGGATATTGCTGATGTTCTTAAAGGTTTTAGTTACACGGAACGTTCACGCCTTAGTGTTCATTTGAATGGTCAACGATTAAAGGATGCTACTAATGAGATTGTTCTTATCACTGCAAGACCTGCAAAGATACTCACTTTCAGGATCGCAGTTGATGATTCGGAAATAGAGGATATGAGGGCTGATGGTATTGTAGTTGCAACACCTACCGGTTCAACAGCATATGCAATGAGTGCAGGTGGACCAATTGTAGATCCGCGTGTGGATGCTTCGATCATTGTACCGATAGCTCCTTTCAAGCTTTCTGCAAGACCATGGATAGTGCCGGGCAACAGTACCATCAAAGTAGAAATGACCATACCTGAAAAGGAAGCTGCGCTTGTAATTGATGGGCAGCATTCTTACAACATGGTGGAGAATGATGTTGTTACTGTCACAAGAGCTGAAAATCCTGCAAGGTTTGTGAGCAGCTCTATTCACGGATTCTATGAAAAGGTGCAGAGCAAGTTATCATGA